The window ATTTATTTTTGCACACCCAAATGGCTCACTGTGGTTTCTGAGGGATATCGGCAGCATGATGAGGACGAACAACTACTCCAGGAGCTTGCTCTTACTAGATCAAATGACAAAGGGTATACATTGCACCAAGGAATTATCAGATACAAGGACAGGGTGTGGCTGGGACATAACACAGAAGCTCACACAACAATTATGCTCTCCTTACATTCCAGTGGTATAGGAGGACACTCAGGATTTCAAGGCACTTATCAGAGGATCAAAGCGTTGTTTGCCTGGCCAGCTATGAAACAAGACATTCAACAGTACGCTAAAATTGTACCATTTGCCAACAAGACAAGTCTGAACTCATAAGGAAACCTGGACTACTTAGCCCTCTGCCAATACCAAAGGAGGCCTGGAATCTGATTACTATGGACTTCATCGCGGGACTTCCAAAGAGCAAGAACTTTGACACTATCTTAGTGGTCATCGACAAGTTCAGTAAGTACGCACACTTTCTTCCTCTGTCACACCCATTCACGGCTCTCCAGGTTGCTcaaacatatttggataatgtgtaCAAGCTACATGGTCTCCCTCTAGTGATCGTGACAGACAGGGATCCAATCTTCATGAGTACCTTCTGGCAAGAGCTCTGGCCGTCTGACTGATACAAAAATGAATATGAGTTCAGCCAGTCACCCTGAAATCGGTGGCCAGTCTGAAAAACTCAATTAGTGTTTAGAGACATTTCTGAGATGCATGGCCCATTCTCCACCCAAACGGTGGGCACATTGGCTCCCCCAAGGAGAGTATTGGTATAACACGAATCACCATTCAGCTCTGGGCAAGACaccattccaaattctctatggataTCAGCCTCGCCATTTAGGCATTGCTAATATTCAGAGTTCCTTATCATCAGACCTGTCAGGCTGGGTGGCAGAATGCAATCTGATGCAAGGTATGATCCAGGAGCACCTTCTTCGTGCACAACAACGCATGAAAATGCAAGAAGACAAGCATCGATCAGATCGGCAATTTGCTGTCGGGCACTAGGCATTTCTTAAGCTACAACCTTATGTTCAACAGTCTGTCGCTCGTCATTCCAACCACAAGCTTGGCTTCAAATACTTTGGCCCCTACAAGATTGTCGAGAAGGTGGGGGATGTGGCCTACCGGTTAGCCCTTCCAGCAACAAGAAAAATCCATCCAGTGGTTCATGTCTCCCTGCTGAAGCCGCCCTCGCCGCCCTCGCCAGAACCTGATCCGGTGGACAGCCTCCACATAATCAGTGACTTGCCCATCCTTCGACCAGCCCAGGTATTACAATCTCGTTTGGTGCAGGTTGGCGGACATACCCGGCCACATGTGAAAGTGGCGTGGCGCGGTCTCCCTCTGTCCATGGCGACCTGGGAGTGGACAAGTGTGCTAGCATCAACGACAACGGCCTGATGGTGAACAGGACGAGGGCGTCCTGTTTCTCAAGAGGAGGGGCATGCAACGAACTGGGCATGGCCCATGCCTCCTCGTGTTGAGTGGCCAGTGGGCCGGCCCATTGAGGCCTGTAATCAGACTACTTATAGATAGATGCGTGTGTGGAGTAGGGCATGTATGTGTAATCACTGAACCAGATTATCCCCAATCCAAAACCTTCCTCTGTTCTTCTTCCCCATGCAAATCGCCTCTGTCTTGAGACATCACATCCTGGCATGATGCGAGGAGTTGCTGCGATTCCGTAGCAACCTCTTTGTTTTTGGTTTGTCCCTGCTTTGGATGGACGGCTCCTATTTTTTCCCAAGCATCATAAAACTTGTAATTTGAATATGTTTGAGGACAAGTTGTAGGTTACCGCCAACGCAAAAGAATTTGAATATGTTTCGTGTAAGTCAGGGCCTTTAAATTCAAACTATACTCTCTTCTTAATTAAAAAAAATAGGCAAATCTTTTGtctttgttttaaaaaacaatatttaaacagagttaattaataATGCTGGAGAGGTATACTTTTTGCTTAAATATTTTTATTACAATACACACAGTATGTATATATAATTTAATACCTATCAACCATGGGAGCAAATAATTCAAGAGAGAAAGCAATAGTTAGTACAACGGAGTACAGAATATTGGCAGAAATGCGCGTGTCGATCACCTCAGTATTTAGCACAACAAAATAGGAGTAATAGTTAGTTTTTATTGCAATCAGTTGTCGTGCGTACgcaaaccaacctgtggttggatgattAGGGAGGACAGTGGTATCTCGAGTCCATCAGATTTCAATTCATAGACTTGACACTGGTGCTCGTACTTTCTAGATTTATTCCATGTCTTCTGGCGATGTGTGTTCAGTGAGGAGGTGTTCTCATCGACTACGACGATTTCAAGTCAGTCATAGACTTAACACTGGTGCTCgtattttctagatttatttcaggTCTTCCAGCGATGTGTGTTCAGTGGGGACGCGTTCTCATCGGCAACGAATGTGTTTACGGCaacttcatcaatctcaagatgatgtgcctGCTCAGCCTCTGAGAGGTGTTCATAGAGGTAGGGTGTGCttgcgtgcgttcatagggatgagtgtatgattTCGCAAGGGAGAGGACTGACGATGATTAAGTTCATACTCAGCATCAGCTAGTATAATTTGAATCAAAAGGTTGATTGAGTATTATTCATCGGTACATGGTTTCCACATCTTTGAGCTCGATCGATCGAGCTCAAGCTCTTGTTTAGTTATCTATCTCATCCCATGGCGTACTTGTGCGTCCAGCCCCTGGCCGTGGACTCGTACCTGGTCCGGTCAGCCTTGCACATGTGCGCGATCTCCGGCACCAGCGGGTCGTCCGGGTTGGGGTCCGTCAGCAGCGAGCATATCGACAGCAGAACCTGCATCCATGCGCCAataccatcatcaccaccatcaccaccatcatcGTAGTTGCGGATAGATAGATAAGATAGATGATCAACTGATTATCGTTACCTTGGAAATGGTGAGGGCGGGGCTCCACTGGTCCTTGAGGATGTCGAGGCAGATGTTGCCGTTGCTGTTGATGTTGGGGTGGAACACCTTGGTCTTGAAGGCCACCTTGGGCGGCTTGAACGGGTAGTCCGGCGGGAAGTGGATGGTCACCAGGAACACGCCGCCCGAGTAGGGGCTGTCGCCCGGCCCCATGATCGTCGCCTGCCAGTGGAACATGTCGTTCGACGACACCGGCCCTGCATAAAAGAACGATAACGATCATGATGGTGGTGATGGCTATGAAGATGATGAACTTGCTTAGAGATCAGATGATCACCTGCGCTACATGAGGTCGGCGGGTCCCGCTGCAGGTCCTTGAGCTCCTTGACGATCCTCCTCAGCGCCATTTCCTCTAGGGATCAACGAAAAATCCAAGCAAGAGCTGGCTAATTTCTCAACCGGTTCTTCAGAGAGATGGATGGAACTTGTATCCTAGTCTCAAGGTGATCTTACACTACTGCTTGTTTTGCTCTTGATGGCACGGTATACCAATGATCGCCGCCGGtcctatatatatagacacacacacacgcacgcacttgCGCAACTGGGAGGAGGCAAAAGGCATTGGATTCTTGAGCAGGACGCAGAAAAGGAAATGTAGCGTGATTCCCTTCCAATATGCTAGCACAGTATATGTTTATATTTTTCTGCAGGAACATATCGCACCCAATATTCCCCTGAAAGTCTCATCGAGTGGCTGCCAAGTAGAATTTCCATAAAGGAGCAATGATTCTGTCCGAAAGGGAAATGGGCGCACAAGTGGAAGAAGTGCCAAACTATTATTGTTTCTGATTGCTCTTGTTCGTGGAACTCGAGCCCTCCACGTCCATTTCAAACGCTTGGAGAAAATGAAAGGTTTTGCTTCACACGGGAAACTAGCGGCGGAGGAAAGGCGGCGACCAAACTTCTAGAACAACTATCGAAGGATGCACACGGCCGTAACCTTAACGCTAAATGGCAAAGGAAAAGGTGAAAAGTGAACGGAACATAAACTGAAGGGCTACGCGTGGGTATGTATGTTACTGTCGAAGGAAGAGCTATTCGGGCTTATCGCTGGAAGAATCTTGTGCTGTTCAAGGCAAAATCATATGTTAACACTTGCTGGTTCTTACGTGTGTACTACTGCTGCAAGGACTGCTGGCCACTTTTCTCACACGCGATTGCTGGATGCTCACGCGTCAAAAAAGAAAGGCCTCCCTTGATCCGTTCAGAAAAACTTGAGATCCGTTGGACCAAGCCACCAGTGGTTTGGTTTCAGAGACTGAATAAACTG is drawn from Triticum dicoccoides isolate Atlit2015 ecotype Zavitan chromosome 6B, WEW_v2.0, whole genome shotgun sequence and contains these coding sequences:
- the LOC119325717 gene encoding ubiquitin-conjugating enzyme E2 28-like translates to MALRRIVKELKDLQRDPPTSCSAGPVSSNDMFHWQATIMGPGDSPYSGGVFLVTIHFPPDYPFKPPKVAFKTKVFHPNINSNGNICLDILKDQWSPALTISKVLLSICSLLTDPNPDDPLVPEIAHMCKADRTRYESTARGWTHKYAMG